Proteins encoded within one genomic window of Streptomyces kaniharaensis:
- the nagA gene encoding N-acetylglucosamine-6-phosphate deacetylase, which translates to MTTADRDRIALAGARLVLPGGVVDGGRLVTEGSRIAAVTSAAGGGTEPGDLDLAGHTVVPGFVDLHVHGGGGASYASGVAEEAFRAARTHLDHGTTTTVASTVTGEIDNVARQAGVLSELVEDGVLAGIHFEGPFISRNRCGAHRPDLLRDPDPALVRKLVDAARGHARMVTLAPELPGGLDSVRMLADLGVIAAVGHTDSDYATTLDAVEAGATVATHLFNAMPGIAHRAPGPIVALLEDERVTVELINDGVHLHPSVLDLAYRTAGADRVALITDAMGAAGMGDGFYPLGPLQVEVSDGVARLVEGGAIAGSTLTLDVAFKRSVTVNGLTLGQAVESLSATPARLLGLADSIGSLETGKNADLVVLDSGSYDLVAVMRRGRWVLGGDRFTTVKPD; encoded by the coding sequence GTGACCACCGCGGACCGTGACCGTATCGCCCTGGCCGGTGCCCGGCTGGTCCTGCCCGGCGGCGTCGTCGACGGCGGCCGCCTCGTGACCGAGGGCTCCCGGATCGCGGCCGTCACGAGTGCGGCGGGCGGCGGGACCGAGCCGGGCGACCTCGACCTGGCCGGCCACACCGTCGTCCCGGGCTTCGTCGACCTGCACGTCCACGGCGGCGGCGGCGCCTCCTACGCCTCCGGCGTCGCCGAGGAGGCGTTCAGGGCGGCCCGCACCCACCTCGACCACGGCACCACCACCACGGTCGCCTCCACCGTCACCGGCGAGATCGACAACGTCGCCCGCCAGGCCGGCGTCCTCTCCGAACTCGTCGAGGACGGCGTGCTCGCCGGCATCCACTTCGAGGGCCCGTTCATCTCGCGCAACCGCTGCGGCGCCCACCGGCCCGACCTGCTCCGCGACCCGGACCCCGCCCTGGTCCGCAAGCTGGTCGACGCCGCGCGCGGCCACGCCAGGATGGTCACCCTGGCCCCTGAACTGCCCGGCGGCCTGGACTCCGTCCGGATGCTCGCCGACCTCGGCGTGATCGCCGCCGTCGGCCACACCGACTCCGACTACGCCACCACCCTGGACGCCGTCGAGGCCGGTGCCACCGTCGCCACCCACCTCTTCAACGCCATGCCCGGCATCGCCCACCGCGCCCCCGGCCCGATCGTGGCCCTGCTGGAGGACGAGCGGGTCACCGTCGAGCTGATCAACGACGGCGTGCACCTGCACCCGTCCGTCCTCGACCTTGCCTACCGCACCGCCGGCGCCGACCGGGTCGCCCTGATCACCGACGCCATGGGCGCGGCCGGCATGGGCGACGGCTTCTACCCGCTCGGCCCGCTCCAGGTCGAGGTCAGCGACGGCGTGGCCCGGCTCGTCGAGGGCGGCGCGATCGCCGGCTCCACGCTCACCCTGGACGTCGCGTTCAAGCGCTCGGTCACCGTCAACGGCCTCACCCTCGGCCAGGCCGTCGAGTCGCTGTCCGCCACGCCCGCCCGTCTGCTCGGCCTCGCCGACTCGATCGGCTCGCTGGAGACCGGCAAGAACGCCGACCTGGTCGTCCTGGACTCCGGGAGCTACGACCTGGTCGCCGTCATGCGCCGCGGCCGGTGGGTCCTCGGCGGCGACCGGTTCACCACCGTGAAGCCCGACTGA
- a CDS encoding carbohydrate-binding protein — protein MICAGGRQPGGANAMGEVTTVTTAGNNGVPEGSGGGAPQDDDPFGYLYRPADGSSAQPAQPQQGVPRTPYSRPMEVGRAQYGQQRAQQPYQGQPYQQPGHTQPYQQQPEYGAAPTQQTRYAEHSRPQPGENRPSSSGRSKGAVIGAVAVVAAVAIGAGIALSTGDPDGEKNAKGGQETTAPAKPSTTAPGSPSGTAPPSASASATAGQGTVDASQLQGQNAPSGNTVKGAKSADGSYLTLQPGGTVSWTGQVAAAGTYKLTVHFNNAAGDVKGSASVNGKDWPSGLTFKNFAPGKDPASSWYTTWILPQLQAGPNTITMSVPSGGPILIDQVTVEPNG, from the coding sequence ATGATCTGCGCCGGCGGCCGCCAGCCCGGCGGCGCGAACGCGATGGGGGAAGTGACCACCGTGACGACCGCCGGCAACAACGGAGTGCCCGAGGGCTCGGGGGGCGGTGCCCCACAGGACGACGATCCCTTCGGTTACCTCTACCGCCCGGCCGACGGCAGCTCCGCGCAGCCGGCCCAGCCGCAGCAGGGCGTGCCCCGCACGCCGTACAGCCGCCCTATGGAGGTCGGCCGCGCCCAGTACGGGCAACAGCGCGCCCAGCAGCCGTACCAGGGCCAGCCGTACCAGCAGCCGGGGCACACCCAGCCCTACCAGCAGCAACCCGAGTACGGCGCGGCGCCCACGCAGCAGACCCGCTACGCCGAGCACTCCCGCCCGCAGCCGGGGGAGAACCGCCCGAGCAGCAGCGGCCGGAGCAAGGGCGCGGTGATCGGCGCGGTGGCGGTGGTCGCGGCCGTGGCGATCGGTGCGGGGATAGCGCTCTCCACCGGCGACCCGGACGGCGAGAAGAACGCCAAGGGCGGCCAGGAGACCACTGCTCCGGCGAAGCCCTCCACAACCGCCCCCGGCAGCCCGTCCGGGACGGCCCCGCCCTCCGCGAGCGCCTCCGCCACGGCCGGCCAGGGGACCGTGGACGCGAGCCAGCTCCAGGGCCAGAACGCGCCCTCGGGGAACACCGTCAAGGGCGCCAAGTCGGCGGACGGCAGCTACCTGACGCTCCAGCCGGGCGGCACGGTGAGCTGGACCGGCCAGGTCGCCGCGGCCGGCACCTACAAGCTGACCGTGCACTTCAACAACGCCGCCGGGGACGTGAAGGGCTCGGCGTCGGTGAACGGCAAGGACTGGCCGAGCGGTCTGACGTTCAAGAACTTCGCGCCGGGCAAGGACCCGGCGTCCTCCTGGTACACCACGTGGATACTCCCGCAGCTCCAGGCCGGGCCGAACACCATCACCATGTCCGTCCCGTCCGGCGGGCCGATCCTGATCGACCAGGTCACCGTCGAGCCGAACGGCTGA
- a CDS encoding GGDEF domain-containing protein, with protein MEAESEPYVRLATLRTLHRVVADLNAARSLAGTLQAVVEGAVHGLGFDAAAVSLVRPDGDLVVAAVWELEESAMGGPSVLLGQVGSRESWDRLLGVSDHWGTLRFLPYDRGWAVASDIPRWIGDGPMPVYANDWHPADGLLAPMYSAGGDLLGVLSVDRPRSGKRPGAWTREALEMFSLQASIAIGNARLRAEMQRALARLEKEQQALRASEESFRQAFEYAPSGMAITELHGAGRGQLTRVNDALCRLLGRPRAVLRQQSFADLVHPEDRALLERTSAESGRAELRLSRRDGGYQWVCLRNSIVADAAEGPSFLLTHVEDIEDRKRHELQLAHRASHDALTGLPNSAELKARLARRLCSEPQTVGTVAGPGEAGYPQPYGGYPADSYSAHTAYDGLEGADPYAGTVHGYGLPEGDPPPGIGQVYGEHVHAVVPPDHDAGDDVWSGPFRSGAAVPVDKGLAVLFCDLDGFKSINDRFGHNAGDAVLVEVARRLSQAVRDGDTVARLGGDEFVVLADGIGREEAKDLAHRLRNAIIPPMRIDGRAMRVGVSLGIGWAGCGMSTEEVLHTADERMYDEKRARGGAVRGARGERSHRRAG; from the coding sequence ATGGAAGCCGAGTCGGAGCCGTACGTCCGTCTCGCGACCCTCCGCACCTTGCACCGGGTCGTGGCGGACCTCAACGCTGCCCGCAGCCTGGCGGGCACGCTCCAGGCTGTCGTCGAGGGCGCGGTGCACGGGCTCGGCTTCGACGCCGCCGCGGTCAGCCTCGTCCGGCCGGACGGCGACCTCGTGGTGGCGGCCGTCTGGGAGCTGGAGGAGAGCGCCATGGGCGGCCCGTCCGTCCTGCTCGGCCAGGTCGGCTCCCGGGAGTCCTGGGACCGGCTGCTCGGCGTCAGCGACCACTGGGGCACCCTGCGCTTCCTCCCGTACGACCGCGGCTGGGCCGTCGCCAGCGACATACCGCGCTGGATCGGGGACGGCCCGATGCCCGTCTACGCCAACGACTGGCACCCAGCCGACGGCCTGCTCGCCCCGATGTACAGCGCCGGCGGGGACCTGCTCGGCGTCCTGTCGGTGGACCGGCCGCGCAGCGGCAAACGGCCCGGGGCCTGGACCCGCGAGGCGCTGGAGATGTTCTCGCTCCAGGCCTCCATCGCGATCGGCAACGCCCGGCTGCGGGCCGAGATGCAGCGCGCGCTGGCCCGCCTGGAGAAGGAGCAGCAGGCGCTGCGGGCCAGCGAGGAGAGCTTCCGGCAGGCCTTCGAGTACGCGCCCAGCGGCATGGCCATCACCGAACTGCACGGCGCCGGGCGCGGCCAGCTGACCAGAGTCAACGACGCGCTCTGCCGCCTGCTCGGCCGCCCCCGCGCGGTGCTCCGCCAGCAGAGCTTCGCCGACCTCGTCCACCCCGAGGACCGGGCCCTGCTGGAGCGCACCAGCGCCGAGAGCGGCCGGGCCGAACTGCGGCTGTCCCGGCGGGACGGCGGCTACCAGTGGGTCTGCCTGCGCAACTCGATCGTGGCGGACGCCGCCGAGGGCCCGAGCTTCCTGCTCACCCACGTCGAGGACATCGAGGACCGCAAGCGCCACGAACTCCAGCTCGCCCACCGGGCCAGCCACGACGCGCTCACCGGCCTGCCCAACAGCGCCGAGCTGAAGGCCCGGCTGGCCCGCCGGCTCTGTTCCGAGCCGCAGACCGTCGGCACGGTCGCCGGGCCCGGCGAGGCGGGCTACCCGCAGCCGTACGGCGGCTACCCGGCCGACTCCTACAGCGCGCACACCGCGTACGACGGCCTGGAGGGGGCGGACCCGTACGCCGGGACGGTGCACGGCTACGGCCTGCCGGAGGGCGACCCGCCGCCCGGCATCGGCCAGGTCTACGGCGAGCACGTGCACGCCGTGGTGCCGCCGGACCACGACGCGGGCGACGACGTGTGGTCCGGCCCGTTCCGCTCGGGCGCCGCGGTGCCGGTGGACAAGGGCCTCGCGGTGCTCTTCTGCGACCTGGACGGCTTCAAGTCGATCAACGACCGGTTCGGCCACAATGCGGGCGACGCGGTGCTCGTCGAGGTCGCACGGCGGCTGAGCCAGGCCGTCCGGGACGGCGACACGGTGGCCCGGCTCGGCGGGGACGAGTTCGTGGTGCTGGCCGACGGCATCGGCCGCGAGGAGGCCAAGGACCTCGCCCACCGGCTGCGCAACGCGATCATCCCGCCGATGCGGATCGACGGCCGCGCGATGCGCGTGGGCGTGAGCCTCGGGATCGGCTGGGCGGGCTGCGGGATGAGCACGGAGGAGGTGCTGCACACCGCGGACGAGCGGATGTACGACGAGAAGCGGGCCCGGGGCGGCGCCGTGCGCGGGGCCCGGGGGGAGCGCTCGCACCGCCGGGCGGGCTGA
- a CDS encoding flavin reductase family protein — protein MRYVYPSPQPEAASHATPDEFRAALSQLAAGVSLVTVHDPEDGEDIGMTATSFLSVSLEPPLVLISVREDSRMDEVLSRVDTWAVSLLAEGQKALGSRFAMKGRLSDRLLFADTAHHRGPVTGAPLIEGALATVECRTEQRIPAGDHTLLLGRVLEAVVPNPGGRPLLYFRGGYRTLG, from the coding sequence GTGCGGTACGTGTACCCGTCCCCGCAGCCCGAAGCTGCCTCCCACGCCACGCCCGACGAGTTCCGGGCCGCACTCTCCCAGCTCGCCGCCGGCGTGAGCCTGGTGACCGTCCACGACCCGGAGGACGGCGAGGACATCGGCATGACCGCCACGTCCTTCCTCTCCGTGTCGCTGGAGCCGCCGCTGGTGCTGATCTCGGTCCGCGAGGACTCCCGGATGGACGAGGTGCTCTCCCGGGTCGACACGTGGGCGGTCTCGCTGCTCGCCGAGGGGCAGAAGGCGCTCGGCTCCCGCTTCGCCATGAAGGGCCGGCTCAGCGACCGGCTGCTGTTCGCCGACACCGCACACCACCGCGGCCCGGTCACCGGCGCCCCGCTGATCGAGGGCGCGCTCGCGACCGTCGAGTGCCGCACCGAACAGCGGATACCCGCGGGCGACCACACCCTGCTGCTTGGCCGCGTCCTGGAGGCCGTCGTCCCGAACCCCGGAGGCCGGCCGCTGCTCTACTTCCGTGGCGGCTACCGCACCCTCGGCTGA
- the arfB gene encoding alternative ribosome rescue aminoacyl-tRNA hydrolase ArfB, with amino-acid sequence MPEPIRVRGSVVVPDAELVWRFSRSSGPGGQHVNTSDSKVELRYDLAASKALPEVWRERAVERLAGRLVDGRVLVIQASEFRSQWRNREAAAARLSAVLTEACAPPPKARRATRPSRGMVERRLFNKRHRSELKQGRRVPRGGE; translated from the coding sequence ATGCCCGAGCCCATCCGCGTACGGGGGTCGGTGGTCGTCCCCGACGCCGAGCTCGTCTGGCGCTTCTCGCGTTCCTCCGGCCCCGGCGGCCAGCACGTCAACACGTCCGACAGCAAGGTCGAGCTGCGCTACGACCTGGCGGCCTCGAAGGCGCTGCCCGAGGTCTGGCGCGAGCGTGCCGTGGAGCGGCTGGCCGGCCGGCTGGTGGACGGCCGCGTGCTGGTGATCCAGGCCTCGGAGTTCCGCTCGCAGTGGCGCAACCGGGAGGCGGCCGCGGCCCGGCTGTCCGCGGTGCTGACCGAGGCCTGCGCGCCCCCGCCGAAGGCGCGGCGGGCGACCCGGCCGAGCCGGGGCATGGTCGAGCGGCGGCTGTTCAACAAGCGGCACCGCTCCGAGCTGAAGCAGGGGCGGCGCGTGCCGCGTGGCGGGGAGTGA
- a CDS encoding TerD family protein, which translates to MPVSLSKGGNVSLTKEAPGLSAVTVGLGWDVRTTTGAEFDLDASAIVLNADGKVLSNAHFVFFNNTSTPDSTVVHTGDNRTGEGAGDDESINVKLAGLPAEAAKIVFPVTIYDGVARGQNFGQVRNAYIRVVNAAGGAEIARYDLSEDAATETAMIFGELYRNGADWKFRAVGQGYASGLAGIAQDFGVQL; encoded by the coding sequence ATGCCAGTGAGCCTCTCCAAGGGTGGCAACGTCTCGCTGACCAAGGAGGCCCCGGGCCTGTCCGCGGTCACCGTCGGCCTGGGCTGGGACGTCCGCACCACGACCGGCGCCGAATTCGACCTGGACGCCAGCGCCATCGTGCTGAACGCGGACGGCAAGGTGCTGTCCAACGCGCACTTCGTGTTCTTCAACAACACCAGCACGCCGGACAGCACCGTCGTGCACACCGGCGACAACCGCACCGGCGAGGGCGCGGGCGACGACGAGTCGATCAACGTCAAGCTGGCCGGCCTGCCCGCCGAGGCCGCCAAGATCGTCTTCCCGGTCACCATCTACGACGGCGTCGCCCGCGGGCAGAACTTCGGCCAGGTCCGCAACGCCTACATCCGCGTGGTGAACGCCGCCGGCGGCGCCGAGATCGCCCGCTACGACCTCTCCGAGGACGCCGCCACCGAGACGGCGATGATCTTCGGTGAGCTCTACCGCAACGGCGCCGACTGGAAGTTCCGCGCCGTCGGCCAGGGCTACGCCTCCGGCCTGGCCGGCATCGCCCAGGACTTCGGCGTCCAGCTCTGA
- a CDS encoding DUF3180 domain-containing protein, with protein MKLLRLRLLVGITAATTALSWAGAKLWASLDTLPAVPGAAPVVLAAVAVILLATTISLRARLKAVRERQPGAKGVDPLLAARAVVLGQASALVSAVVTGIYAGAGIYLLGELDVSARKDQAVTAGLAVLAGAAVIAAALWLQHVCKLPENHDDPGGPAASHR; from the coding sequence GTGAAGCTGCTTCGCCTCCGCCTGCTGGTCGGCATCACCGCCGCTACGACGGCGCTGTCGTGGGCCGGCGCCAAGCTGTGGGCCTCCCTGGACACGCTGCCGGCGGTGCCGGGTGCGGCGCCGGTGGTGCTGGCCGCGGTGGCGGTGATCCTGCTGGCGACCACGATCTCGCTGCGGGCCCGGCTGAAGGCGGTGCGCGAGCGGCAGCCCGGTGCGAAGGGGGTCGACCCGCTGCTCGCGGCCCGGGCGGTCGTGCTGGGGCAGGCGAGCGCGCTGGTCTCGGCGGTGGTCACCGGCATCTACGCGGGGGCGGGGATCTACCTGCTCGGCGAACTCGACGTGTCGGCCCGCAAGGACCAGGCGGTGACGGCCGGCCTCGCCGTGCTGGCGGGGGCCGCGGTGATCGCGGCGGCGCTCTGGCTCCAGCACGTGTGCAAGCTGCCGGAGAATCACGACGATCCGGGCGGCCCGGCGGCATCACACCGCTGA
- the folK gene encoding 2-amino-4-hydroxy-6-hydroxymethyldihydropteridine diphosphokinase, whose translation MSTSDPTASPTTFDLESRVDSADTTLHSQRCAVIALGSNLGNRLDTLQGAVDALADTPGLRIKAVSAVYETEAVGGPDEQPNYYNAVVVLRTSLPPRDLLERGNAIEDAFGRVRTVHWGPRTLDVDILAYEGVLSDDPQLLLPHPRSHERAFVLAPWLDAQPEAEVPGHGQVADLLEKLGGPDAQGVRRRDDIRLTLPE comes from the coding sequence ATGAGCACCAGCGACCCGACCGCCTCGCCGACCACGTTCGACCTGGAGAGCCGGGTGGACTCCGCCGACACCACACTGCACTCCCAGCGCTGCGCGGTGATCGCTCTCGGCAGCAACCTGGGCAACCGCCTGGACACCCTGCAGGGTGCCGTGGACGCCCTCGCCGACACCCCGGGGCTGAGGATCAAGGCCGTCTCCGCGGTCTACGAGACCGAGGCCGTCGGCGGGCCGGACGAGCAGCCGAACTACTACAACGCGGTCGTGGTGCTGCGCACCTCGCTGCCTCCGCGCGACCTGCTGGAGCGCGGAAACGCGATCGAGGACGCCTTCGGCCGGGTCAGGACCGTGCACTGGGGCCCGCGCACCCTGGACGTCGACATCCTGGCGTACGAGGGCGTCCTCAGCGACGACCCGCAGCTGCTGCTGCCGCACCCGCGCTCGCACGAGCGGGCCTTCGTGCTCGCGCCGTGGCTGGACGCCCAGCCGGAGGCCGAGGTGCCGGGCCACGGGCAGGTCGCGGACCTGCTGGAGAAGCTCGGCGGCCCGGACGCGCAGGGCGTCCGGCGGCGGGACGACATCCGGCTGACGCTGCCGGAGTAG
- the folB gene encoding dihydroneopterin aldolase, whose translation MDRVTLRGLRARGHHGVFERERVEGQTFVVDLVLYLDTRPAASGDDLTRTAHYGIVAEEVTAIIAGEPVDLIETLAQRIADQCLKHDAVEEVEVTVHKPDAPITVPFDDVTVTIHRGRA comes from the coding sequence CTGGACCGCGTCACCCTGCGGGGTCTGCGTGCCCGGGGCCACCACGGCGTCTTCGAGCGTGAGCGCGTCGAGGGCCAGACCTTCGTGGTCGACCTCGTGCTGTACCTGGACACCCGCCCCGCCGCGTCCGGCGACGACCTCACCCGCACGGCGCACTACGGGATCGTGGCCGAGGAGGTCACCGCGATCATCGCCGGGGAACCGGTCGACCTGATCGAGACCCTGGCCCAGCGCATCGCCGACCAGTGCCTGAAGCACGACGCGGTCGAGGAGGTCGAGGTCACCGTGCACAAGCCGGACGCCCCGATCACCGTGCCGTTCGACGACGTGACCGTGACCATCCACCGGGGGCGCGCATGA
- a CDS encoding nuclear transport factor 2 family protein, whose product MSGAAAGRAREADLEAVLAANRALYEALERGDLEAVEDAWLGAADADDKGGVVCVHPGWPVLRGRAQVTRSYMLIMMNTEYIQFFLTDVEAELHGDVALVTCTENILSGGEAEEEGELGPLVGGKVVSTNLFRRTPAGWKLWSHHGSPVLTSGDEDDGD is encoded by the coding sequence TTGAGCGGAGCAGCGGCGGGACGGGCCCGCGAGGCGGACCTGGAGGCCGTGCTCGCGGCGAACCGGGCGCTCTACGAGGCGCTGGAGCGGGGGGACCTGGAGGCGGTCGAGGACGCCTGGCTGGGAGCCGCGGACGCGGACGACAAGGGCGGCGTGGTGTGTGTGCACCCGGGCTGGCCGGTGCTGCGCGGACGGGCCCAGGTGACCCGGTCGTACATGCTGATCATGATGAACACGGAGTACATCCAGTTCTTCCTGACCGATGTCGAGGCCGAGCTGCACGGAGATGTGGCTCTTGTCACGTGCACCGAGAACATCCTCTCCGGCGGCGAGGCGGAGGAGGAGGGAGAACTCGGTCCGCTGGTCGGCGGAAAGGTCGTCTCGACGAATCTCTTCCGGCGCACCCCGGCCGGGTGGAAGCTCTGGTCGCACCACGGTTCACCCGTGCTGACCAGCGGCGACGAGGACGACGGGGACTGA
- the folP gene encoding dihydropteroate synthase — MSNSPSFSLPAGLPRLDRCAVMGVVNVTPDSFSDGGMWHDPARAIAHGLALRARGADLVDVGGESTRPGAQRVPEEEELGRVLPVVRELAAAGVAVSVDTMRASVAEQAVAAGAKIVNDVSGGLADPAMARVVAETGVPFVVMHWRGQSADMDALAVYDDVVQDVVAELTARMDALMAAGVKEDQLILDPGLGFAKTAEHNWALLGRLDALTALGRPVLVAASRKRFLGTLLADPETGELRPARERDDATAAVSVLSARAGAWAVRVHDVSGTADAVRVVAAWQRAARQG; from the coding sequence ATGAGCAACTCGCCGTCCTTCAGCCTGCCGGCCGGACTCCCGCGGCTCGACCGCTGCGCCGTGATGGGCGTGGTCAACGTCACGCCCGACTCCTTCTCGGACGGCGGGATGTGGCACGACCCCGCCCGCGCGATCGCGCACGGGCTCGCGCTCCGGGCCCGGGGCGCCGACCTGGTGGACGTCGGTGGCGAGTCCACCCGGCCCGGCGCGCAGCGGGTGCCCGAGGAGGAGGAGCTGGGCCGGGTCCTGCCCGTGGTGCGGGAACTGGCCGCGGCCGGGGTGGCGGTCTCCGTCGACACCATGCGCGCCTCCGTCGCCGAGCAGGCCGTGGCGGCCGGCGCGAAGATCGTCAACGACGTCTCCGGCGGGCTCGCCGACCCGGCGATGGCCCGGGTGGTCGCCGAGACCGGCGTGCCGTTCGTGGTGATGCACTGGCGCGGGCAGTCCGCCGACATGGACGCGCTGGCCGTCTACGACGACGTGGTGCAGGACGTGGTCGCCGAGCTGACCGCCCGCATGGACGCCCTGATGGCGGCCGGCGTCAAGGAGGACCAGCTGATCCTCGACCCGGGGCTGGGCTTCGCCAAGACCGCCGAGCACAACTGGGCGCTGCTCGGCCGGCTGGACGCGCTCACCGCGCTCGGCCGGCCCGTCCTCGTCGCCGCATCGCGCAAGCGGTTCCTGGGTACGCTGCTGGCCGACCCGGAAACCGGGGAGCTGCGCCCGGCCCGGGAGCGCGACGACGCGACCGCCGCGGTCTCGGTGCTGTCGGCCAGGGCGGGGGCCTGGGCGGTGCGGGTGCACGACGTGTCCGGCACGGCGGACGCCGTCCGGGTGGTTGCGGCCTGGCAGCGCGCAGCCCGACAGGGCTAG
- a CDS encoding phosphatidylglycerol lysyltransferase domain-containing protein, with the protein MSVPVSDEPSPEQPHRRRGLQTLRTQAAAVPRAWLPGVVGYACFLIGLVDIASAVFPKLRHSRMHTVAGQLPGGTTTLAAVGTMMVGILLVPLAHALRRRKRRAWRAVCVLLPVGAALHIVRWHQVGPAVVSLVVLAVMLVHQREFYAKADPRTRWRALANLVVMGTLSALLGLLIVSTRTKYEIGHPGLYERVQHVAYGLFGFEGPIRYTNIRMSDLVAYLLGGLGLLTAFTTAYLALRPGKPKPELTPEDEEKVRALLDRHGERDSLGYFALRRDKSVLFSPTGKAAISYRVVSGVMLASGDPVGDVEAWPGAIKVFMAEAREHAWVPAVMGCSEVGGEVWTREAGLDALELGDEAIVDTSTFSLSGRAMRNVRQMVKRIERNGYSCQVRRVSDLTVDEKYRIADAAARWRGTDTERGFSMALGRFGDPLDDDCVVVTAHKAPEEGESGDDLKAVLHFVPWGPDGISLELMRRDRAADPGLNELLIVAALQAVPALGVRRVSLNFAMFRSALARGERIGAGPVLRAWRGLLVFLSRWFQIESLYKFNAKFQPEWEPRFLVFPNTRDLPRIGFAAMQAEAFITLGMPRFGRKRQREGLMPTPAAKGVTEAA; encoded by the coding sequence ATGAGCGTTCCCGTGTCCGATGAGCCGAGCCCCGAGCAGCCGCACCGCCGCCGCGGCCTGCAGACGCTTCGTACCCAGGCGGCCGCCGTACCGAGGGCCTGGCTCCCCGGCGTGGTCGGGTACGCCTGCTTCCTGATCGGACTGGTGGACATCGCCAGCGCGGTGTTCCCCAAGCTCCGGCACAGCAGGATGCACACCGTCGCCGGGCAGCTGCCGGGCGGGACCACCACCCTGGCCGCGGTCGGGACGATGATGGTCGGCATCCTGCTGGTGCCGCTCGCGCACGCGCTGCGCCGGCGCAAGCGTCGCGCCTGGCGGGCGGTCTGCGTCCTGCTGCCGGTCGGCGCCGCGCTGCACATCGTGCGCTGGCACCAGGTCGGCCCCGCCGTGGTCTCGCTGGTGGTCCTCGCCGTCATGCTGGTGCACCAGCGCGAGTTCTACGCCAAGGCCGACCCGCGCACCCGCTGGCGCGCCCTGGCCAACCTGGTCGTCATGGGCACCCTCAGCGCGCTGCTCGGCCTGCTGATCGTGAGCACCCGGACCAAGTACGAGATCGGCCACCCCGGCCTGTACGAGCGCGTCCAGCACGTCGCCTACGGGCTGTTCGGCTTCGAAGGGCCGATCCGCTACACCAACATCCGGATGTCCGACCTGGTCGCCTACCTGCTCGGCGGGCTCGGCCTGCTGACCGCCTTCACCACCGCCTACCTGGCGCTGCGCCCGGGCAAGCCGAAGCCCGAGCTCACCCCGGAGGACGAGGAGAAGGTCCGCGCGCTGCTCGACCGGCACGGCGAGCGCGACTCGCTCGGCTACTTCGCGCTGCGCCGCGACAAGAGCGTGCTGTTCTCGCCCACCGGCAAGGCCGCCATCTCCTACCGGGTGGTCTCCGGCGTGATGCTCGCCTCCGGCGACCCGGTCGGCGACGTCGAGGCCTGGCCGGGCGCGATCAAGGTCTTCATGGCCGAGGCCCGCGAGCACGCCTGGGTGCCCGCCGTGATGGGCTGCAGCGAGGTCGGCGGCGAGGTCTGGACCCGCGAGGCGGGCCTGGACGCGCTGGAGCTGGGCGACGAGGCGATCGTCGACACCAGCACGTTCTCGCTCTCCGGCCGGGCCATGCGCAACGTCCGCCAGATGGTCAAGCGGATCGAGCGCAACGGCTACTCCTGCCAGGTGCGCCGGGTCTCCGACCTGACCGTCGACGAGAAGTACCGGATCGCCGACGCCGCCGCCCGCTGGCGCGGCACCGACACCGAGCGCGGCTTCTCGATGGCCCTGGGCCGCTTCGGCGACCCGCTCGACGACGACTGCGTGGTGGTCACCGCCCACAAGGCGCCGGAGGAGGGCGAGAGCGGCGACGACCTGAAGGCCGTGCTGCACTTCGTGCCCTGGGGGCCGGACGGCATCTCGCTGGAGCTGATGCGCCGCGACCGCGCCGCTGACCCGGGTCTGAACGAGCTGCTGATCGTCGCCGCCCTGCAGGCCGTGCCCGCCCTGGGCGTCCGCCGGGTGTCGCTCAACTTCGCGATGTTCCGCTCGGCGCTGGCCCGCGGCGAGCGGATCGGCGCCGGCCCGGTGCTGCGGGCCTGGCGCGGGCTGCTGGTGTTCCTGTCGCGCTGGTTCCAGATCGAGTCGCTGTACAAGTTCAACGCCAAGTTCCAGCCCGAGTGGGAGCCGCGCTTCCTGGTGTTCCCGAACACCCGCGACCTGCCGCGCATCGGATTCGCCGCGATGCAGGCCGAGGCCTTCATCACCCTCGGCATGCCGCGCTTCGGCCGCAAGCGCCAGCGCGAGGGCCTGATGCCGACCCCGGCCGCGAAGGGTGTCACCGAGGCCGCCTGA